The segment GTAATGCTAGATATTGATTCTCAGCCATAGGGGTTGTTTCCAAGATGCGATCGCGCATATAAGGCGGAACCTCTTCGAGGGAAACTAAGTCAAATTTGAGCCAACTGGGAACAATTTTTTCTAACGTTCCATAGGCATCCCAAAGCTGTTTTTCACTCAATCCTTTCACCGCTAAATCGAGATCAGATTGTTCATGCCAAGGGCTATCTCCTCTAAGGGAACCAAACAAAATCACCTCCGTTGCACCTAATTCTTCTTTTAAAAAAGGGATACATTCTTGGGCAATTTTCAGAGCTTGAGTTTTTCTGTCTGTTAAGGTGGAGGGTATCATGTTGATTCTGTTAAGCAAACGATTAAAAAATCCCCCTAGGGAGTTTAGAGGGATCTTAACGAAAGTTAGGTTAAATTGGATCTATTGCAGCCATTAGAAATAGATACTACCGCCCCAGTAAGCATCTAATTTAGGTGCAACCAAGACATAACCTGCTACATCATAG is part of the Rippkaea orientalis PCC 8801 genome and harbors:
- a CDS encoding nucleotidyltransferase family protein — its product is MIPSTLTDRKTQALKIAQECIPFLKEELGATEVILFGSLRGDSPWHEQSDLDLAVKGLSEKQLWDAYGTLEKIVPSWLKFDLVSLEEVPPYMRDRILETTPMAENQYLALQTRLKEEMLALEEVDLVPHQVKKSINQFNQWLAAQANQ